A DNA window from Pirellulales bacterium contains the following coding sequences:
- a CDS encoding BlaI/MecI/CopY family transcriptional regulator — MARPASEQPTDGELEILRVLWETGPAELRIVHTALCVRRKVATTTVATMLGVMLDKGLVRRTNGARGYLWSAAVSRDEAATGLVGKLVDRLFDGSASRLVAHLVADGQLTAAQRRELQQLLAEAKSPKPKRGGKSS; from the coding sequence ATGGCCCGACCTGCCAGCGAGCAACCGACCGACGGCGAATTGGAAATCCTGCGCGTGCTTTGGGAAACGGGGCCGGCGGAGCTCCGGATCGTCCACACCGCGCTGTGCGTTCGGCGCAAGGTCGCCACGACCACGGTCGCGACGATGCTCGGAGTGATGTTGGACAAGGGGCTGGTCCGTCGGACGAACGGAGCGCGGGGCTATCTGTGGTCGGCCGCGGTGTCTCGCGACGAAGCGGCCACCGGTCTCGTGGGCAAACTCGTCGATCGGCTGTTTGACGGTTCGGCCAGCCGACTGGTGGCGCATCTGGTTGCCGATGGACAGTTGACGGCCGCCCAACGCCGCGAACTACAACAACTCTTGGCGGAAGCGAAATCCCCGAAACCCAAACGCGGAGGCAAATCGTCATGA